TAGAATCATACGGGGATATAGCACTGAATTTAGAGTTCATTCTACAAGCTTGGCTGTTTTACTATTAACATTAGGCGCCCCAATAGGAAAAAAGAGTGAGTATGATTATAATGTTCCAAAGTGGCTTTTAAAAGCGCCAAAACATATTAAGAGAGAGTTTTTAGCGGCTTATTTTGGAAGTGAATTAACTAAAATAAAGATCAACAGGGGTAAATTTGATGCATTGGTCTTTTCTCTTTATAAAAATGAAAAATTATCTAAAAGTGGACATAATTTTATAAATGGAATTTCAAATCTTCTTAAAGAATTTAATGTTAAAATACAAAATATAAGATGTAGAGACGCTATAATTAGAAGTAACAATAGTAAATCGGTAAGATTTGATGCTGTATTCTCGCAATCTTTTGATAATTTACTTAATTTTTGTAAATTTATAGGATATCGTTATTCAAAAGAAAGAGAAGAAATGGCAAGATATGCGCAGGAATATTTAGAGATAAGAGATAAACTAAAAAAGAAAAAAATTGAGGAGTATAAAAAAGTTTTCAAATTAAAAAGGAAAGGAATGGTCGATAAAGAAATTTCAAAAAAACTGTTTTTATCAAAAAGAAAAGTGGAGGAAATATTGCAAACAAAATTATGTAATATTAAAGTAAATAATTTTCCAGATTTTAATAAGTGGTTTAAAAAAGCGACAGATAATCACAAAAACCAATTTATTTGGGAAACGGTTGAAGAGATTAAAAAACATGGTAAAAGAAATGTTTTTGATTTTAGTGTAAATCCCTTGCATAGTTTTATTGCAAATGGGTTTGTTGTTCATAATTGCGGAACCGCTATCTCTCAGCATGAGATTTCAGTTGAGGAATACAAGGAAATAACCCATAAATCTGTATTTTTGAAAATACCTCTTTTAAATAAAGAAAATGTTTTTTTCCTTGTTTGGACAACTACTCCTTGGACTTTGCCGGCCAATGTTTCTTTGGCGGTAAATCCGGATATTGATTATGTTGAAATTGAAAAAGAAAAAGAAACGTTTATTCTTGCCAAAAGCAAAATATCTCTTGTTGAAGGAAAAACAATAAGAGAATTCAAGGGGAAGGAAATTGAAGGTCAGAGATATAAAGGAATTTTTGACGAGCTCTCTGGAGTAGAATTAAAAGAAGACGACCATAGAATTGTATTATGGAAAGAAGTAACGGAAGACGAAGGAACGGGAATAGTTCATATTGCTACCGGTTGTGGAGAAGAGGATTATGCCTTAGGCAAAGAACTTAATCTTTCTGTTGTAAATCCGTTAAATGATGAAAGCAGATATAAAGAAGGTTTTGGTTTTCTTGAAGGGAAATTGGCTACAGAAGCGAATGAATCGGTTTTTGAAAATTTAGAAAAGAAAAACTTTATTTATAAAATAGAGGATTATAAACACAGGTATCCTGTTTGCTGGAGATGCAAGTCCGAACTCATTTTCCGCCTTGTTGATGAATGGTATATATCAATGGATAAAATCAGGGGTTCTTTAATTGAAGCGGCAAAGAAGATAAACTGGATTCCGTCCTTTGGACTTGAAAGGGAAGTTGATTGGCTTATGAACATGAAGGACTGGCTTATTTCAAAAAAAAGATATTGGGGTCTTGCTCTTCCTATATTTGAATGCGAGAAGTGCAAGGAATTTGAAGTTATCGGTTCCAAAGAAGAACTTAAAGAAAGGGCGATTGAGAATTGGGACCAATTTGAAGGGAAAACTCCTCACAGGCCTTTTGTTGATAATATTAAGCTTGAGTGCAAATCTTGCAAAGGAAGAATGTCGAGAATTATTGACGTTGGCAATCCTTGGCTTGATGCCGGAATTGTTCCTTTTTCCACAATGGGGTATTTCAAAGATAAAAGCGAATGGGAAAAATGGTTTCCCGCAGATCTTGTTTGCGAATCTTTCCCTGGTCAGTTTAAAAATTGGTTTTATTCTATAATCGTAATGAGCGTTGTTCTTGAAGATAAACAGCCGGTAAGAACTATTTTCGGATTTGCTCTTGTTAAAGACGAAAAGGGAGAAGAAATGCATAAATCAAAAGGGAATGCTATTTGGCTAAATGAAGCAATAGAGAAAATAGGAGCTGACCCGATGAGGTGGATGTATGCAAGGCAGAATCCGGCAAATAATCTAAAGTTCGGATTTGTTTATGCAGAAGAAATAAAGAGAAAGCTTCTGACTCTTCTTAATGTTCTTTCTTTTTTTACTACATATGCGGATAAAAAGGACTTTGAAAGTTATTTTGAAACGTATTTTCCTTCTTCTAAAAATATCCTTGATAAATGGATTATCTCCAGATTTCAAAACCTTTTGAAAAAGACGCAAGAGAGCTTTGACAAATATGACGCAATGACGGCAACTCTTTCTATAGAGAATTTCTTTATAAACGACCTTTCGCTTTGGTATGTAAGAAGATCAAGAAAAAGGATTCAAGAAGAAAAGGAAGGAAGAGAAACCCTTTTCTATATTCTTCTTAATTTAACAAAGCTTATTTCACCAATTGCCCCTTTTCTTGCGGAAAATATCTATTCTCAAATTAAAGCGAAAGATATGCCCATTTCAGTGCATTTGTTAAGATGGCCCTTTTATGAGCAAAAGGAGATAGATCTTGAGCTTGAAGAAAAAATGGATTATGTAAGAAAAGTAGTTGGGATTGCTCTTTCTTTGAGGGCAGATGCCAAGATAAAAGTAAGGCAGCCATTGGGTTTTCTTAAGATAAAAAATAAAAAGATAGATGAAAAAGAACTTGTAAATTTAATAAAAGAAGAAGTTAACGTAAAAGAAGTTCTTTTTGAAGACATGGACGAAGAGGTAAAGCTTTCCTTGGAAATAACAGAAGAATTAAAAAAAGAAGGAATAGACAGGGAACTTATAAGAAACGTAAATCTTTTAAGAAAAAAGCATGGCTTTACTCCTAAAGATGAAATTGACGTTTCTTCTTCTCTTGATATTTCAAATAAGGAGAAATTCAAGAAGGAAACAAAAGCAAGAGAGTTAAAAATAGTGCAAGAAATAAAAGAAGATAAAAAAGCGGAAATAAAGATAGACGGCAGATCCTACTTTATCGGGATAAAGAAGGTATGACCTTAAGGCAAAAAACAAGAGCATTTGTTTTGAACAGGAAAAACAAAGGAGAAGCAAACAGGGTTATAACTTTCTATACCGAAGATTTTGGGAAAATAAGCGTTTTTGCCAAAGGGATAAGAAAAATTAACTCAAAGCTCAAAGAAAATGTTGAAAATTTGGGCCTTCTTCATATAGAATTTATAGAGACAAGCAAAAGAAGAACGCTTGTTGATACTGCCGTTCTTCTGAGTTTTTCAAAATCAAAAAAAGAAATTGAAAGATTCAGGTCGTCTGAAAAAATAAGGGAGGATATAAACAACTTAATAAAAGAAGAAGAAAAAGACAAAGGCGTTTGGAATCTTTTGGAAGAAACGCTTATTGAAAACGAAAACGCAAAAAATTATATTCTGCTTCCCTATTATTTCTTTTTTAATCTTGCTTCTCTTTTAGGATATAAGCCGGAGCTTGAAAAATGCTGTTTATGTCAAAGAAAGATTAATCAAGAGGAATCCTTTTTTCTTCCGGGAAAAGGGCTCGTTGATAAAAAATGCTCCAAAAATTCAATTGTTATTTTGCCTCAAACAGTAAAACTTTTAAGGTTTTTTTTAGAAAAAAAAGCAAAGGAGATAGCAATGATAAAAACGGAAAATATTGCTATTTCTCCTCTTTTGAACATATCAGAAAAAAGTTCTGGCGTTTTTTCTGAAAATATGTAGAATAAAGGTAAATAACTTATTAAAAATCATTTTTTCTCTTAGAGAAGAAAAATAAATCGTTTAAAAATATGCTTAGAAAAATCTTACTTGCCCTCATAGTTGTTTTTATATTTTTGGCTTTAGCGGGCGCATGGTATT
This genomic window from Candidatus Paceibacterota bacterium contains:
- a CDS encoding class I tRNA ligase family protein yields the protein MANGFVVHNCGTAISQHEISVEEYKEITHKSVFLKIPLLNKENVFFLVWTTTPWTLPANVSLAVNPDIDYVEIEKEKETFILAKSKISLVEGKTIREFKGKEIEGQRYKGIFDELSGVELKEDDHRIVLWKEVTEDEGTGIVHIATGCGEEDYALGKELNLSVVNPLNDESRYKEGFGFLEGKLATEANESVFENLEKKNFIYKIEDYKHRYPVCWRCKSELIFRLVDEWYISMDKIRGSLIEAAKKINWIPSFGLEREVDWLMNMKDWLISKKRYWGLALPIFECEKCKEFEVIGSKEELKERAIENWDQFEGKTPHRPFVDNIKLECKSCKGRMSRIIDVGNPWLDAGIVPFSTMGYFKDKSEWEKWFPADLVCESFPGQFKNWFYSIIVMSVVLEDKQPVRTIFGFALVKDEKGEEMHKSKGNAIWLNEAIEKIGADPMRWMYARQNPANNLKFGFVYAEEIKRKLLTLLNVLSFFTTYADKKDFESYFETYFPSSKNILDKWIISRFQNLLKKTQESFDKYDAMTATLSIENFFINDLSLWYVRRSRKRIQEEKEGRETLFYILLNLTKLISPIAPFLAENIYSQIKAKDMPISVHLLRWPFYEQKEIDLELEEKMDYVRKVVGIALSLRADAKIKVRQPLGFLKIKNKKIDEKELVNLIKEEVNVKEVLFEDMDEEVKLSLEITEELKKEGIDRELIRNVNLLRKKHGFTPKDEIDVSSSLDISNKEKFKKETKARELKIVQEIKEDKKAEIKIDGRSYFIGIKKV
- the recO gene encoding DNA repair protein RecO translates to MTLRQKTRAFVLNRKNKGEANRVITFYTEDFGKISVFAKGIRKINSKLKENVENLGLLHIEFIETSKRRTLVDTAVLLSFSKSKKEIERFRSSEKIREDINNLIKEEEKDKGVWNLLEETLIENENAKNYILLPYYFFFNLASLLGYKPELEKCCLCQRKINQEESFFLPGKGLVDKKCSKNSIVILPQTVKLLRFFLEKKAKEIAMIKTENIAISPLLNISEKSSGVFSENM